TGTTTTCGGGCTTCTTCGGCGATGTTGCCGACGACAGCATGTACTTTCCTGAGGGATCGGCGGATAGCGGATTCGATCCTCTGAGTCCTTCCGGGCGAAAATGGCTGGACAAGCTGGCGACGGTCTGCGCGAAGGCGGGCGTAAAGGTGCAGCATATTTCCAACAATGCGCCGACGAACCTGGCGGAATACGGCACGCCCGAAAAGGACGCGCTTCGCAAGGCGGGAGTGGCGATGGGGAAGCGATGGATCGAGGGATTGTCCGTCCTGGGCATGAAATCGATGCGGATGAACTCCCCGAGGGCGCTGGGTCCGAGCATTCGGCCCAACGCCGTTCCGCGCGGGCCGGGCGACGGCTATCCGAGAAATATCGACATCGTGCCGATGATGGCGGCGGCCATCGAGTCGTTTAAGGAGATGGCCGATTTCGGCGGGAACTACGGAGTCCGGGTGACGCTCGAAAACCATTGGGGCCTTGCCGCGGACCCCATGAACATTCGCACGATCGTGGATGAAGTGAACCATCCTTATTGCGAGGCTTCTCCCGACTTCGCCAACTGGGAGCAGGAATACATGTTGTTCAACGGACTCAAGGCGCTGGCGCCCTACTCGCACACCAACGTTCACGCCAAATATTGGGACCGCTGGGGCGATAAGAATGATTTGCAGCGGTCGGTCAGAATCATGCTGGCGAACGGATTCAAGGGCACTTTTGCGCTCGAGTATGAGACCGGGCCCTGGGACCAGGTGGAGGGCTGCCGGCATGAGATGAAAGAGGTGCTGACCGCGCTTTCGACGCCCACCCCGGTGATCTGAGGATGTGCAGTTGTGCGTGGCACAGGCCGGCTTTGGATTTGCTGGCACAGGCCGGCTTTGGTTTTGGTGGCACAGGCCCTCGGCCTGTGGCTCTTGCGATCTGAAATCTGAGATCTCAGATTGCAAATTGCCGTGCCGCAGGCGCATTCATCGCGAGATTTACGGCTCTTGCCGTTGTTCTGGAGGAGAATCTCTCATGAGAGACTTCAAAAGCCTTTCCGAGCGCGAAATCCTGGCGCTGGCCATTTCTCTGGAAGAAGAGGACGAACGTGTCTACGCCGACCTCGCCGAAGGATTGCGGGAGAATTTCCCCGCCTCCGCAAAGGTGTTCGAAGGCATGCGGCTGGAAGAATCCGGCCATCGCCACCGTCTCCTCGAACTCTATCGGCGGAAATTTGGCGAACACATTCCGCTGGTTCGCCGTCAGGACGTGAAGGGCTTTGTGCAGCGGCGGCCCGTTTGGCTGGTCCAGCCGCTCAACCTGCAGAAAATTCGAAACCAGATCAGCGCCATGGAAGTGGAAACGCGCCGCTTCTACGAGTGCGCCGCCCGGCGCGCCACCGACGTCAGCATCCGGCAACTGCTCGATGACCTCGCGCAGGTGGAGCGCGCGCACTCGAAGCGCGCCCAGGCGCTGGAGCGCCAATTTCTGGGCGGCGGGCAAAAGGAGCGGGAGGAAGAAGCGCAGCGGCGGCTGTTTCTTCTCCAAATCGTCCAGCCGGGACTTGCCGGGTTGATGGATGGTTCCGTTTCCACGCTGGCGCCCATCTTTGCAGCCGCCTTTGCCACCATGAGCACCCACGACGCTTTTGCGGTGGGCCTGGCTGCCTCGGTGGGCGCGGGCATCAGCATGGGTTTCGCCGAAGCGCTTTCAGACGACGGCAACCTCACCGGGCGCGGCCATCCGTGGCTCCGAGGCGGCGTGTGCGGGCTGATGACCACCCTCGGCGGCATCGGCCACACCTTGCCCTTCCTGATTGGAAATTTTCAGTTGGCGATCACCGTCGCCATCCTGGTGGTGCTGGTGGAACTCGTCACCATCTCCTGGGTCCGCCATCGCTACATGGATACCCCGGCAATCTCCGCCGCCGTTCAGGTGCTGCTGGGCGGCGCGCTCGTCTTCGTCGCCGGCGTCCTGATCGGTAAGTCGTAAGGATTGGATCTCCCGGACGTTCCGCCGGGGAGTCTCTGTAATAAGCCAGCAGCGCCGACCGCCGCGGTTCTTTCGGACTGGCGGCATCAAGCCGCCGCTACGCCGTCAGCGGTGCAGGACCTCGTGGCCTGCGGTTGTTGCCAAGGCAGTGGTTAGTGATTAGTGGTTAGCGATAAGTGACAATCCCGCCGAAACGAGGCACGGGTGGGGTTTGTTTCAGCCTTCATCCTTCATCGTTCATAATTTCCGCCGCCGTAACGTTCCACCTCAGGCTCGACAAGCAGTCCAGGGCTGCGAGTTTCAACAATCAACGGGCCCAGGCGAAGGGCACGCTGGCCCTGA
This portion of the Terriglobia bacterium genome encodes:
- a CDS encoding TIM barrel protein, coding for MGDKNVIERLTLDRRNFFKASGAGLAAAGMILSPEQAVRAQANVDVEKFNLERIASNSFGVRNLFKTRPYRRAVRGGAARGARRAHAAESEEDLANNPNAAGPLAVAKAAAAARAKVPTPAEQRAKYGEITLLDFPQFTRDTFPGVTHMDLFSGFFGDVADDSMYFPEGSADSGFDPLSPSGRKWLDKLATVCAKAGVKVQHISNNAPTNLAEYGTPEKDALRKAGVAMGKRWIEGLSVLGMKSMRMNSPRALGPSIRPNAVPRGPGDGYPRNIDIVPMMAAAIESFKEMADFGGNYGVRVTLENHWGLAADPMNIRTIVDEVNHPYCEASPDFANWEQEYMLFNGLKALAPYSHTNVHAKYWDRWGDKNDLQRSVRIMLANGFKGTFALEYETGPWDQVEGCRHEMKEVLTALSTPTPVI
- a CDS encoding ferritin family protein, whose amino-acid sequence is MRDFKSLSEREILALAISLEEEDERVYADLAEGLRENFPASAKVFEGMRLEESGHRHRLLELYRRKFGEHIPLVRRQDVKGFVQRRPVWLVQPLNLQKIRNQISAMEVETRRFYECAARRATDVSIRQLLDDLAQVERAHSKRAQALERQFLGGGQKEREEEAQRRLFLLQIVQPGLAGLMDGSVSTLAPIFAAAFATMSTHDAFAVGLAASVGAGISMGFAEALSDDGNLTGRGHPWLRGGVCGLMTTLGGIGHTLPFLIGNFQLAITVAILVVLVELVTISWVRHRYMDTPAISAAVQVLLGGALVFVAGVLIGKS